One Ignavibacterium sp. DNA segment encodes these proteins:
- a CDS encoding T9SS type A sorting domain-containing protein produces the protein MLKKICTISLTLLIALIFTGSIAAQSSSISNVKDVYTGPQTKVQTPVGHNIPIPYDGTLALLFDNGPLVTNPGGGSGGADLSALQSAIGLGTYGFGAQISAGNSVADDFTINGSSWNIEELQFFTYQTGSSTTSTINDARVRIWNGAPNAGGTIIFGDLTTNRLSSTSWTNIYRALDTSPSASDRPIMRVVVQFSPALVLGPGTYWVEVSLGGTLASGPWAPPVSIVGQTTTGDALQLTSTGWAAAVDGTYPQGIPFIVLGNSGPPCPVQTPDNPTPANNSVDLPITGVNLSWSNGGPGSVPPTSVEVFFGPTGNMVSVYSGAPVTNWAVPGTLNYFTSYQWKVVNKIDTCNISSSTWAFRTMQDPNLVEHCEPFDNLSNWTIVGPLGLTNWSANPSANAGGTAPELRMSWTPSFTGVSLIRSNAISLVNNTASTFSFNFFLDYYAAPSGTVTVGITYDGGTTEEVLYQVVDPTANVGPALIEGTFTTPATGSENAQLQITYNGYTFNIDYIYWDNLCIRQVIPVELTSFTAKSDNNTVTLNWTTATELNNSGFQIERSNGSDYQSVGFVAGHGTSTSAHSYVFVDQNLETGTYTYRLKQVDLDGTFEYSKAVEVEVLGLREYTLDQNYPNPFNPSTTINFSLAVDSKVSLKVFNVLGQEVASLLNGQMSAGSQKVSFDASSLNSGVYFYRLEANGIDGQKFSSTKKMILTK, from the coding sequence ATGCTAAAAAAAATCTGTACAATTTCTTTAACACTTCTTATTGCTCTGATATTTACTGGCTCAATAGCAGCTCAATCATCATCAATCAGCAATGTTAAAGATGTTTATACCGGGCCGCAAACAAAAGTTCAAACGCCTGTTGGTCATAATATTCCAATACCTTATGATGGTACATTGGCTTTATTATTTGACAACGGTCCGCTTGTAACAAACCCCGGTGGGGGATCTGGTGGTGCTGATTTGAGTGCACTTCAATCAGCAATTGGATTAGGTACATACGGCTTTGGAGCACAAATAAGCGCAGGAAATTCTGTAGCTGACGATTTTACAATCAATGGTTCTTCTTGGAATATTGAAGAATTGCAATTCTTTACATACCAAACCGGTTCCAGTACAACTTCTACTATTAATGATGCCCGCGTCCGTATTTGGAATGGTGCACCAAATGCTGGTGGAACAATAATTTTTGGAGACCTTACTACTAACCGTTTAAGTTCAACAAGTTGGACAAATATTTATAGAGCACTAGATACTTCTCCTTCAGCAAGTGACAGACCAATTATGAGGGTTGTTGTTCAGTTTTCTCCTGCTTTAGTATTAGGACCAGGAACGTATTGGGTAGAAGTAAGTCTTGGCGGCACTTTAGCATCAGGTCCTTGGGCTCCTCCTGTTTCAATTGTTGGTCAAACAACTACTGGTGACGCTTTGCAATTAACCAGCACAGGATGGGCTGCTGCTGTTGATGGTACTTATCCACAGGGCATTCCATTTATTGTTCTAGGAAATAGCGGACCTCCATGTCCAGTTCAAACACCTGATAATCCAACCCCTGCAAATAACTCTGTTGATCTTCCGATTACCGGTGTAAATTTAAGCTGGTCAAATGGCGGACCCGGATCAGTTCCACCAACAAGTGTTGAAGTATTTTTCGGTCCTACTGGTAATATGGTGTCAGTTTATTCAGGTGCACCAGTAACAAACTGGGCAGTACCAGGTACATTAAATTATTTTACAAGTTATCAGTGGAAAGTAGTTAATAAGATTGATACTTGTAATATTTCTTCTTCAACCTGGGCATTCAGAACAATGCAAGATCCAAATTTAGTTGAACATTGCGAACCATTTGATAATTTAAGCAACTGGACAATTGTAGGACCATTGGGATTAACAAACTGGTCAGCAAATCCTTCAGCAAATGCTGGCGGCACTGCTCCTGAACTTAGAATGAGCTGGACTCCATCATTTACAGGTGTATCTTTAATTAGATCAAATGCTATTTCTTTAGTAAATAATACAGCATCAACATTTTCATTTAATTTCTTCCTTGATTATTATGCTGCCCCAAGCGGAACAGTAACAGTAGGTATCACTTATGATGGCGGCACAACTGAAGAAGTATTATATCAGGTAGTTGACCCAACAGCAAATGTTGGTCCGGCATTGATTGAAGGTACATTTACAACACCTGCAACAGGTTCAGAGAATGCACAACTTCAGATAACTTACAACGGTTACACATTCAACATAGATTATATCTATTGGGATAACTTATGTATCAGACAGGTAATACCAGTAGAGTTGACATCATTTACAGCCAAATCAGATAATAATACAGTAACCTTAAACTGGACAACTGCAACCGAATTGAATAACAGTGGTTTCCAGATTGAAAGAAGCAATGGCAGTGACTATCAGTCAGTAGGTTTTGTAGCAGGTCACGGAACTTCAACAAGTGCACACAGCTATGTATTTGTAGATCAGAATTTAGAGACAGGTACCTATACATACAGACTAAAACAAGTAGATTTAGATGGAACATTTGAATACTCAAAAGCAGTAGAAGTGGAAGTATTAGGATTACGTGAATATACATTAGATCAAAACTATCCAAACCCATTTAACCCAAGTACAACAATAAACTTCAGTTTAGCAGTAGATAGCAAAGTAAGTCTGAAGGTATTCAACGTATTGGGTCAGGAAGTAGCCAGCTTGTTAAATGGACAGATGTCAGCCGGCAGCCAGAAGGTTTCCTTTGATGCAAGTTCATTGAACAGCGGTGTATATTTCTACAGATTAGAAGCCAATGGTATAGACGGACAGAAATTCAGTTCCACAAAGAAGATGATATTAACCAAGTAA
- a CDS encoding tetratricopeptide repeat protein — MKLLSLFFLIIILIACSKTSEQEYFNKADTLLKEKKYTEAIKEFENLINEFPDSKTAPESIMRIASLYEQHLIKGISFKASFIKAAETYYTVYEKYPDSEEAPLSLFQSGFLYDNELKDYDKATRIYNLFLEKYPDHKYSQVVQQSLDIMGIDPNEIINKNQSANN; from the coding sequence ATGAAATTATTATCGCTTTTTTTTCTGATTATTATTTTAATTGCCTGTTCCAAAACAAGTGAACAAGAATATTTTAACAAAGCAGATACACTATTAAAGGAAAAGAAATACACTGAAGCGATAAAAGAATTTGAGAATTTAATTAACGAATTTCCTGACAGCAAGACAGCTCCAGAATCAATAATGCGAATAGCATCTTTGTATGAGCAGCATCTTATAAAAGGAATTAGTTTTAAAGCATCATTTATTAAGGCTGCAGAAACTTATTATACTGTTTATGAAAAATATCCTGATAGTGAAGAAGCACCACTATCATTGTTTCAGAGCGGGTTTTTATATGATAATGAACTTAAAGATTATGATAAAGCTACAAGGATCTACAATCTTTTTTTGGAAAAATATCCTGATCATAAATACTCACAGGTGGTTCAGCAATCGCTTGATATAATGGGTATAGACCCAAATGAAATAATAAATAAAAATCAGTCAGCAAATAATTGA
- a CDS encoding DUF58 domain-containing protein, producing the protein MIKSSTEYLEFLNPQIISKIKNLDLRARLVVEGFMVGLHKSPYHGFSVEFSQHRPYMQGDNLRNVDWRVFGKTDRYFIKQYEEETNLRCHIILDNSKSMSYASDKQVSKLNYAATLAAALTYLMITQQDAVSLAVYSDKLNTFLPAKSSYSYLHLILKELAAINSSSGTNTASALTQVAEKIKRRGLIIIISDFFDDIDSVIKALKHFSHQKNEVIIFQILDPMERTFGFGKDAVFKDLETSEELITQPFHIQKAYQEAMNEFIKKIKRECLNSNFDYNLIDTSTAFDKALFSYIQKRSKLH; encoded by the coding sequence TTGATTAAATCATCAACCGAATATCTCGAGTTCTTAAATCCGCAAATAATTTCTAAAATTAAAAATCTTGACCTGAGAGCAAGATTAGTTGTAGAAGGATTTATGGTCGGATTGCATAAAAGTCCTTATCACGGTTTTAGTGTGGAGTTTTCTCAGCACCGCCCATATATGCAGGGTGATAATCTTAGGAATGTTGACTGGCGGGTATTTGGCAAAACCGACAGATATTTTATTAAACAATACGAAGAAGAAACAAATCTAAGATGTCATATAATACTGGATAACAGCAAGTCAATGAGTTATGCTTCAGATAAACAAGTATCAAAACTTAATTATGCTGCTACATTGGCTGCTGCTTTAACTTATCTGATGATAACTCAACAAGATGCAGTAAGCCTGGCAGTTTACTCAGATAAGCTAAATACATTCCTGCCTGCAAAGTCATCATACAGTTATCTGCATTTAATCCTGAAAGAGCTTGCAGCAATTAACTCATCATCGGGCACAAATACTGCCTCAGCATTAACCCAAGTTGCAGAAAAAATAAAACGGCGCGGATTGATAATTATTATCTCGGATTTTTTTGATGATATTGACAGTGTAATTAAAGCACTTAAGCATTTTTCTCATCAAAAAAACGAAGTGATTATTTTTCAGATATTAGACCCAATGGAAAGAACTTTTGGATTTGGTAAAGATGCAGTATTTAAGGATTTGGAGACCAGCGAAGAACTAATAACCCAGCCATTTCATATTCAGAAAGCGTATCAGGAAGCAATGAATGAATTTATTAAAAAGATTAAGCGGGAATGTCTGAATTCAAATTTTGATTATAATCTGATTGATACTTCAACTGCTTTCGATAAGGCATTATTCAGCTACATCCAAAAAAGATCAAAGCTTCATTAA
- the glmM gene encoding phosphoglucosamine mutase: MSTLMVSISGIRGIIGDGLDPEVIVDYVNAYSKFIGSGKVIVGRDARITGEMVNQIVTGTLLSNGINVVDIGICPTPTVQFTVKSLNANGGIAISASHNPNEWNALKLLNNTGQFMSPDEHEKMKTYLNSNPSYKSWDKIGNRVVLFDAIKNHVNEILKLPVIEVDKIKKKKFKVVADCVNGAGAYCIPDLLKSFGCEVIELNCEKTGIFPRLPEPLPENLTETMKAVKKHNADFAVVVDPDVDRLVLITDKGEPFSEENTITIAVDFVLSKTSGNVAVNLSTSRSVDDIAKKYNTSCFRSPVGEANVVKKMKEVNAVIGGEGSGGVIYPVLHYGRDALVGIAIVLQYLTDSNKKLSEIKDILPQYYISKKKIDLCKASPDSVLNKLAEKYSSQKINIEDGLRIDFADHWVHFRKSNTEPIIRIITEAKSQVYSEELSKNYFDEIGNLMKL; encoded by the coding sequence ATGTCAACACTTATGGTAAGCATTTCGGGCATCAGGGGAATTATTGGTGATGGACTTGATCCTGAAGTGATAGTTGATTACGTAAATGCATATTCAAAATTTATTGGCAGCGGTAAAGTTATTGTTGGAAGAGATGCACGAATTACGGGTGAAATGGTTAATCAGATTGTAACCGGTACACTGTTGTCAAACGGTATCAATGTAGTTGATATTGGAATTTGTCCGACACCAACTGTTCAATTTACTGTTAAATCATTAAACGCTAATGGCGGAATTGCTATTTCTGCAAGCCACAATCCAAATGAATGGAATGCTTTAAAATTGCTGAATAATACCGGACAGTTTATGTCCCCCGATGAACACGAAAAAATGAAAACTTACCTTAATTCTAATCCTTCTTACAAAAGCTGGGATAAAATCGGGAATAGGGTTGTTTTATTCGATGCAATAAAAAATCATGTTAATGAAATTCTCAAACTGCCGGTTATTGAAGTTGATAAAATCAAAAAGAAAAAATTTAAAGTAGTTGCTGATTGTGTAAATGGTGCTGGAGCATATTGCATACCTGATTTATTAAAGTCATTTGGATGTGAAGTAATTGAACTTAATTGTGAGAAGACAGGTATCTTCCCGCGTTTACCTGAGCCGTTACCGGAAAATTTAACTGAAACTATGAAAGCAGTAAAAAAACATAATGCAGATTTTGCTGTTGTTGTTGATCCAGATGTTGATAGACTTGTTTTAATCACAGATAAAGGAGAACCCTTTAGTGAAGAAAACACAATTACAATTGCAGTTGATTTTGTGCTGAGTAAAACAAGTGGTAATGTAGCAGTTAATCTTTCTACCAGCAGATCTGTTGATGATATTGCAAAAAAATATAATACAAGTTGTTTCCGGTCTCCGGTTGGCGAAGCAAATGTTGTAAAAAAGATGAAAGAAGTTAATGCAGTAATAGGGGGTGAAGGAAGCGGCGGGGTTATTTATCCTGTATTACATTATGGACGGGATGCCTTAGTTGGTATCGCAATAGTACTTCAATATCTTACCGATTCAAACAAAAAATTATCTGAGATCAAAGATATTTTACCCCAGTATTATATTTCAAAAAAGAAAATTGATTTATGTAAGGCTTCACCTGATTCTGTATTAAATAAATTAGCCGAGAAATATTCATCTCAAAAAATAAATATCGAAGATGGACTGCGGATAGACTTTGCTGATCACTGGGTTCATTTCAGAAAATCGAATACTGAACCAATAATCAGAATAATAACTGAAGCAAAATCTCAAGTCTATTCAGAGGAGTTATCTAAAAACTATTTTGATGAAATTGGAAATTTAATGAAGCTTTGA
- the nth gene encoding endonuclease III codes for MTKKIEIINKLLIEHFGVPSKAKKLPDPLDTIIGTILSQNTNDNNSYKAYRNLKDNFKTWDELTILKPSQIEKYIKVAGLGKQKSKAIYELLKNLKKTQGKVSLRHIINASNEDILNELTSHKGIGVKTASCVLLFSLDRNVCPVDTHVHRTLNRIGLVKTSSPEKTFFKLLNKLPDGTAHSFHTNLIRLGREICKAQKPICSVCPLVKVCKYEHKNFEMVKSKRPNNFMLLDNLS; via the coding sequence ATGACGAAGAAAATAGAAATAATAAACAAGCTTTTAATAGAGCATTTTGGGGTGCCTTCAAAAGCGAAAAAACTTCCTGATCCGCTTGATACAATTATCGGAACCATACTTTCGCAAAATACAAATGACAATAATTCGTATAAAGCATACAGAAATCTTAAAGATAATTTTAAGACGTGGGATGAACTTACCATTCTTAAGCCATCGCAAATTGAAAAGTATATCAAAGTTGCCGGTCTCGGTAAACAAAAATCAAAAGCTATATATGAATTGCTGAAGAACTTAAAGAAAACTCAAGGTAAAGTTTCTTTAAGACATATTATAAATGCATCAAACGAAGATATTCTTAATGAACTGACATCTCATAAAGGAATTGGTGTAAAAACTGCAAGCTGTGTTCTGCTTTTTTCACTAGACCGAAATGTATGTCCTGTTGATACACATGTACATAGAACATTGAATCGTATAGGGCTGGTTAAAACAAGCAGTCCGGAAAAAACATTTTTTAAGCTTTTAAATAAATTGCCCGATGGAACGGCACATTCGTTTCATACAAATTTGATAAGGCTGGGCAGAGAAATTTGCAAAGCTCAGAAACCTATATGTTCAGTTTGCCCTTTAGTTAAAGTATGTAAATATGAGCATAAAAATTTTGAAATGGTAAAATCAAAAAGACCAAATAACTTTATGCTGCTTGATAATCTCAGCTAA
- a CDS encoding ferritin-like domain-containing protein yields MFEKSIELLNKAVADELYAVHQYMYFHFLLDDQGYDLLAGLFKKTAIEEMIHVEKLAERILFLKGEVEMKVGGKVEQIKDPEKMLAKAAQMEQESAHEYNLWANEASANADSMTKQLFESLVADEERHYDQYDVETDNLKKFGDRYLALQSIERSKNISQGKTVD; encoded by the coding sequence ATGTTCGAAAAAAGTATTGAACTGTTAAATAAAGCAGTTGCAGACGAGCTTTATGCTGTTCACCAATATATGTATTTCCACTTTTTATTGGATGATCAGGGATATGATTTACTGGCAGGTTTATTTAAAAAAACTGCAATTGAAGAGATGATACATGTTGAAAAACTTGCCGAAAGAATTTTATTTCTAAAAGGTGAAGTTGAGATGAAAGTCGGTGGTAAAGTAGAACAGATTAAAGATCCTGAAAAGATGCTTGCCAAGGCTGCACAGATGGAGCAGGAGAGTGCACATGAATATAATCTTTGGGCAAATGAAGCTTCTGCCAATGCAGATTCGATGACCAAACAGCTATTCGAAAGTCTTGTGGCTGATGAAGAAAGACATTATGATCAATATGATGTTGAAACAGATAATCTTAAGAAATTTGGCGATAGATATCTTGCATTGCAATCTATTGAAAGAAGCAAAAACATATCACAGGGAAAAACTGTTGATTAG
- a CDS encoding rhodanese-like domain-containing protein — protein sequence MKERKLNLMFYFFIALTFAFINISCSDDKDDPVIPPTIIESEELVKYLEGSDGGYINNAIPAIISASTVNTDILASANITIIDVRGASDYAAGHIQGAVNVEIKDIVTYYKNNNLSTKAKVIITCYTGQSAGLAVAALRLSGYSNVYSLKWGMCSWAYPTSWNNAKTYGQTNPITKQTTANAKNAAGNLPTLSTGKNTGAEIFESRLSTVLNEGYSVIGITRETIFANLSNYYIINYWPVAEYDQGHIEGAIQYTPKNDLKLAQFLKTLPTNKTIVVYCYTGQTSAQIASFLRILGYDAKSLQFGANRLFYDTMPGSKWDEATECMNYPVVQ from the coding sequence ATGAAAGAAAGAAAACTCAATTTAATGTTTTACTTTTTTATCGCACTAACATTTGCATTCATTAACATCAGTTGTAGTGATGATAAAGATGATCCGGTAATCCCGCCGACAATCATTGAAAGCGAAGAACTTGTAAAATACCTTGAAGGTTCTGACGGCGGTTATATAAATAATGCAATACCTGCTATTATTTCTGCTTCTACAGTTAACACAGATATTTTAGCTAGTGCAAATATCACTATTATTGATGTTAGAGGCGCTAGTGATTATGCTGCCGGTCATATTCAGGGTGCAGTAAATGTTGAAATAAAAGATATTGTTACTTATTATAAAAATAATAACCTGTCAACAAAAGCTAAAGTTATTATCACCTGCTACACTGGTCAGTCAGCGGGTTTAGCTGTTGCAGCTTTAAGATTATCAGGATATTCTAATGTGTACAGCTTAAAATGGGGAATGTGCAGCTGGGCTTATCCAACAAGCTGGAATAATGCAAAAACCTATGGTCAAACAAATCCAATTACAAAACAAACAACTGCAAATGCAAAAAATGCTGCTGGTAACCTTCCGACTTTATCAACTGGCAAAAATACGGGTGCAGAAATATTTGAAAGCAGATTATCTACAGTTTTGAACGAAGGATATTCTGTAATTGGCATTACCCGCGAAACTATCTTCGCTAATCTTAGCAATTATTACATTATAAATTATTGGCCTGTTGCTGAGTACGATCAGGGACATATTGAAGGTGCTATCCAATATACTCCAAAGAATGATTTAAAATTAGCTCAGTTCTTAAAAACTCTTCCAACAAACAAAACTATTGTTGTTTATTGTTATACTGGTCAAACTTCAGCTCAAATTGCTTCATTCTTAAGAATACTTGGATATGATGCAAAATCGCTTCAGTTTGGTGCGAACAGATTGTTTTATGACACTATGCCGGGTTCAAAATGGGATGAAGCTACTGAATGTATGAATTATCCGGTAGTTCAATAA
- the lpdA gene encoding dihydrolipoyl dehydrogenase — translation MSDNYQIAILGGGPGGYVAAIRAAQLGFKSVIIDKDNLGGICLNWGCIPTKSLLKNAEIYDSIKNHGKDFGLYTKELSFNFNEIIKRSRDISDRITKNVELLIKKNKIDWVRGFGKLISQNQIQILDTEGKNSNTITADNIIIATGARPKTLPNIPIDRKKIITSTEAMNLDEQPKELIIIGAGAIGIEFAFFYSVLGTKVTVIEMLENILPIEDKEVSQALEKSFKKRGIEIYTKTTVEKAEVKGQKVNVTINQNGLKKELSADKVLSAIGVTGNVEGFGLEELGIELYRNHIKVDKRNYRTNIPNIYAIGDVIGPPWLAHVASAEGIHCVEMLKGINKPEIDYDNIPGCTYCQPQVASVGLTETKAKELGYELKIGKFPFMASGKAFAVGEREGFVKLIFDAKYGELLGGHIIGSEATELIAEVALARAMEVTGHSIINTIHAHPTLSESIMEAAANAYGEAIHI, via the coding sequence ATGTCAGATAATTATCAGATTGCTATTCTTGGTGGAGGTCCCGGAGGGTATGTTGCGGCAATCAGAGCAGCACAATTGGGATTCAAGTCGGTGATAATAGATAAAGATAACCTAGGTGGAATTTGTTTGAATTGGGGTTGTATTCCTACCAAGTCGCTTTTAAAAAATGCTGAGATTTACGATAGCATTAAAAATCATGGTAAAGATTTCGGTTTGTACACAAAGGAGCTTTCATTTAATTTTAATGAAATTATTAAAAGAAGCCGTGACATCTCGGATAGGATTACAAAAAACGTTGAGCTATTAATCAAGAAAAACAAGATTGATTGGGTTCGTGGATTTGGTAAACTGATCAGTCAGAATCAGATACAGATATTAGATACAGAGGGAAAAAATTCTAATACTATTACTGCTGATAATATTATAATTGCAACAGGTGCCCGCCCAAAAACTCTTCCGAATATCCCAATTGATAGAAAAAAAATTATCACAAGTACTGAAGCAATGAATCTTGATGAACAGCCAAAAGAGCTGATAATTATCGGTGCCGGTGCAATTGGAATTGAGTTTGCATTTTTTTACTCTGTTCTAGGAACAAAAGTAACAGTAATTGAAATGCTCGAAAATATTCTTCCCATTGAGGATAAAGAAGTATCTCAGGCACTTGAAAAAAGTTTTAAGAAGAGAGGTATTGAAATTTATACCAAAACAACAGTTGAGAAGGCAGAAGTTAAAGGTCAGAAAGTTAATGTTACTATAAATCAAAACGGACTGAAAAAAGAATTATCTGCTGATAAAGTTTTAAGTGCAATTGGCGTTACAGGTAATGTTGAAGGCTTTGGTTTAGAAGAGTTAGGAATTGAATTATATAGAAATCATATAAAAGTTGATAAACGAAATTACCGGACAAATATTCCAAATATTTATGCTATTGGAGATGTAATTGGTCCGCCTTGGTTAGCTCACGTAGCTTCTGCTGAGGGAATACATTGTGTAGAGATGTTAAAAGGAATTAATAAACCTGAAATTGATTATGATAACATTCCAGGTTGTACCTACTGCCAGCCGCAGGTTGCAAGTGTAGGATTAACCGAAACAAAGGCAAAGGAACTTGGTTATGAATTAAAGATTGGTAAATTTCCATTTATGGCAAGCGGAAAAGCTTTTGCAGTAGGTGAGCGGGAAGGTTTTGTAAAATTAATTTTTGATGCAAAGTATGGTGAATTGCTTGGCGGTCATATTATTGGGAGTGAGGCAACGGAACTTATTGCTGAAGTTGCCTTAGCGCGTGCTATGGAAGTTACAGGACATTCTATTATAAATACAATTCATGCTCATCCAACACTTTCGGAATCAATAATGGAAGCAGCAGCTAATGCTTATGGTGAGGCAATTCATATTTAA
- a CDS encoding dehydrogenase E1 component subunit alpha/beta: MSKNITSTQAKSKDKTSMKPTNGKNDFIKIGKKDFDKEKLLYVLRTMLNARNVNNKAMNLLRQGKTFFHISSSGHEAIQLAIGLSLDPKKDWMFPYYRDLAAIITAGISVKEVFLGSFAKIDDPSSGGRQMPTHWGARNFNMPSQSSPTGTQFLQAVGAALSIVKRGEKNVAYVSSGEGTTSQGEFHEAVNWASREKLPVLFVIQNNKYAISVKVSDQSGGKDNSIAEMMAGYHNLFRARIDGTEFITSYEKVQEAIEYIKSGKGPALIEADVVRLDSHSSSDDHRKYRDKKELEEDLKQCPIEKFARLLISKNIITQTEYETVKQNSIDEINEEADKAIIAADPKPADAETFVFDESGFKETLNYESSVPSGDKIVMVDAINHALHEEMEKNPDMYIFGEDIEDAKGGVFTATKGLSARFTRKRVFNSPLAEASIMGVAVGMALTGMKPVVEIQFGDYIWPAFMQMRNELASIRYRSNNAWSAPVVTRVAVGGYIHGGLCHSQSIESFFAHIPGILIAFPSNAADAKGLLKTACRIKDPVLFCEHKGLYRQSYAITPEPDENYLLPFGKAKVVKEGTDVTVVSWGVSLWDSMLAAKKLEDENYSVEVIDLRTIVPLDEETIFNSVKKTNKVIIIHEDTLFAGFGAEIAAKIADNCFQYLDAPVKRIGAKDSHIPYSPILENEILPNREEIFNGIKSLLKY; the protein is encoded by the coding sequence ATGTCAAAAAATATTACTTCAACACAGGCTAAATCGAAAGATAAAACTTCAATGAAACCAACAAACGGTAAGAATGATTTTATTAAAATCGGTAAAAAAGATTTTGATAAAGAAAAATTGCTATATGTTTTAAGAACCATGTTAAATGCCCGTAATGTTAATAACAAAGCAATGAATTTATTAAGACAGGGAAAAACTTTTTTTCATATTTCCAGTTCAGGGCACGAAGCAATTCAATTAGCAATCGGCTTATCTCTTGATCCAAAAAAAGATTGGATGTTTCCATACTACAGAGACCTGGCTGCAATAATAACTGCAGGAATATCTGTTAAAGAAGTCTTCCTTGGCAGTTTTGCAAAAATTGATGATCCTTCAAGTGGCGGAAGACAAATGCCAACACATTGGGGTGCAAGAAATTTTAATATGCCTTCCCAATCTTCACCAACAGGTACACAATTTTTACAGGCGGTTGGTGCTGCTTTGTCTATTGTAAAGCGGGGAGAAAAAAACGTTGCTTATGTAAGCAGCGGCGAAGGAACTACTTCACAAGGCGAGTTTCACGAAGCAGTCAATTGGGCAAGCAGGGAAAAACTACCTGTGCTTTTTGTTATTCAGAATAACAAGTATGCAATTTCTGTTAAAGTTTCAGATCAAAGCGGCGGTAAAGATAATTCTATTGCAGAGATGATGGCTGGATATCATAATCTTTTCAGAGCCAGAATTGATGGAACAGAATTTATTACTTCTTATGAGAAAGTTCAGGAGGCAATTGAATATATAAAATCTGGGAAAGGTCCTGCGTTGATTGAAGCAGATGTTGTCAGATTGGATTCACATTCTTCATCAGACGATCATAGAAAATACAGAGATAAGAAAGAACTTGAAGAAGACTTGAAACAATGCCCGATTGAGAAATTTGCTCGACTATTAATTTCAAAAAATATTATTACACAAACTGAATACGAAACTGTAAAACAGAATTCTATTGATGAAATTAATGAAGAAGCAGATAAAGCAATAATAGCTGCTGATCCAAAACCGGCAGATGCAGAAACTTTTGTGTTTGATGAAAGCGGATTTAAAGAAACACTTAATTATGAATCCTCAGTTCCATCAGGTGATAAGATTGTAATGGTTGATGCAATAAATCATGCGTTGCATGAAGAGATGGAAAAAAATCCTGATATGTACATTTTTGGTGAAGATATTGAAGATGCAAAAGGCGGAGTATTTACTGCTACAAAAGGATTATCAGCACGATTTACCAGAAAAAGAGTATTTAATTCCCCGCTTGCAGAAGCAAGTATAATGGGTGTTGCTGTTGGGATGGCTTTGACAGGAATGAAACCTGTTGTTGAAATTCAATTTGGAGATTATATCTGGCCTGCTTTTATGCAAATGCGAAATGAGTTGGCATCAATTAGATACAGATCAAATAATGCTTGGTCTGCACCGGTAGTTACAAGGGTTGCTGTTGGCGGATATATTCACGGCGGATTGTGCCATTCACAAAGTATCGAAAGTTTTTTTGCACATATTCCTGGAATATTAATTGCTTTTCCGAGCAATGCTGCTGATGCAAAAGGATTATTGAAAACTGCCTGCAGAATTAAAGACCCAGTTTTGTTTTGTGAGCATAAAGGTTTGTACAGACAAAGCTACGCTATCACTCCTGAACCTGATGAAAATTATTTGTTACCGTTTGGTAAAGCCAAAGTAGTAAAAGAAGGAACAGATGTTACCGTTGTATCCTGGGGAGTTTCTCTTTGGGATTCTATGCTGGCTGCAAAAAAACTTGAGGATGAAAATTACTCTGTTGAAGTAATAGATTTGAGAACTATTGTTCCGTTGGATGAAGAGACAATTTTTAACTCAGTAAAGAAAACTAATAAAGTTATTATCATCCACGAAGACACTTTGTTTGCTGGATTTGGAGCTGAAATTGCTGCAAAGATTGCTGACAATTGTTTCCAATACTTAGATGCTCCTGTAAAACGTATTGGTGCAAAGGATTCGCATATCCCTTATTCACCTATACTTGAAAATGAAATTCTCCCGAATCGTGAAGAAATTTTTAACGGAATAAAAAGTTTATTGAAGTATTAA